The Chloroflexota bacterium genome has a window encoding:
- a CDS encoding aspartate aminotransferase family protein: protein MAPATDRSRELFARSLRVLIEGVSSPSRGPANYGAYPLFIARGEGAHLYDVDGNCYVDWMMCYGLEPLGHAHPSIVQAVNEAVATGPHFAAATEIEIEVAELIQHMVPSAERVRFANTGTEATMAAIRLARGYTGRPKFIKFEGHYHGWYDDFLASVHPAELPRLGHRNDPIKLIESSGLNQHALDDTIIVPWNDLRAVERAIHTYRGQIAAVITEPVMCNMGIIPPEPGYLQGLRDLTRANDILLIFDEVTTNLHVPSGTCQRYYGIEPDISTLGKALGNGLPVAALVGRAEIMEALSWGGVLHYGAQNASRIGLYATRAGLQELNRNDGVALRHAERIAQELSAGLRNLFAERRTKAIVQNVGAMLQLFFTEQPAIRDYREFCAYVDQAKFKRFAQALFKYGVYLSPSPVLHSIATAAHTMEHVEFTIDAMRQALRDIES from the coding sequence ATGGCCCCCGCAACGGATAGATCGAGAGAACTCTTCGCGCGTAGCCTGCGTGTGTTGATCGAAGGCGTCAGCTCCCCCTCACGAGGCCCAGCCAACTATGGAGCATACCCGCTCTTTATTGCGCGTGGTGAAGGTGCTCATCTCTATGATGTAGATGGCAACTGCTATGTAGACTGGATGATGTGTTACGGCCTGGAGCCACTGGGGCATGCTCATCCATCCATCGTCCAAGCGGTGAACGAAGCAGTAGCCACCGGCCCTCACTTCGCTGCCGCCACTGAAATCGAAATAGAGGTAGCCGAGCTAATCCAGCACATGGTACCCAGCGCAGAGCGCGTGCGCTTTGCGAACACCGGCACTGAGGCGACTATGGCCGCCATCCGACTGGCGAGAGGCTACACCGGCAGGCCCAAGTTCATTAAATTTGAGGGACACTATCATGGCTGGTATGACGACTTCTTGGCGAGTGTTCATCCCGCAGAGCTTCCCAGGTTGGGTCACCGCAATGACCCCATCAAACTGATCGAAAGCTCGGGGTTGAACCAGCATGCGCTAGATGATACTATTATTGTGCCATGGAATGACTTACGAGCGGTAGAGCGAGCCATTCACACCTATCGAGGACAAATCGCTGCCGTCATCACCGAGCCGGTCATGTGCAATATGGGCATCATACCGCCAGAGCCAGGCTATCTGCAAGGATTGCGCGACCTGACCCGTGCCAACGATATCCTCCTCATCTTCGATGAAGTTACAACGAATCTGCATGTCCCCTCTGGCACTTGCCAGAGGTACTATGGCATCGAACCTGACATCTCTACACTAGGTAAGGCGCTGGGAAATGGGTTGCCAGTGGCTGCCTTGGTTGGTCGAGCTGAGATCATGGAAGCGTTATCCTGGGGTGGTGTGCTGCACTATGGGGCGCAGAACGCATCGCGCATCGGGCTGTATGCGACGCGTGCCGGCCTGCAGGAACTGAACCGCAACGACGGCGTAGCCTTGCGTCACGCGGAACGTATCGCACAAGAGCTCTCGGCCGGGCTGCGTAACTTGTTTGCAGAACGACGCACAAAAGCGATCGTGCAGAACGTAGGTGCGATGTTACAACTTTTCTTCACAGAGCAACCCGCCATCCGCGATTACCGTGAGTTCTGTGCATATGTGGACCAAGCCAAATTTAAGCGATTCGCACAGGCACTCTTCAAGTACGGGGTGTACCTAAGCCCCTCTCCAGTACTGCACTCCATCGCCACAGCAGCTCATACTATGGAGCACGTAGAGTTCACCATCGATGCGATGAGACAGGCTCTGCGAGACATAGAATCATAA
- a CDS encoding ABC transporter ATP-binding protein, whose translation MSLLQVENLVTKYGGIPALKGISFEVKEGEIVALIGANGAGKSTTLMTISGALKPSSGKIIFDGKEIQGMPSHEIVNLGIMQCPEGRRLFTSMTVEENLLLGYYSRRSEGKPADAMRRVFNLFPRLEERLHQSAGTLSGGERQMLAIGRALMAKPRLLMLDEPSLGLAPKLVETVLDTIKQIRDEGVTILLVEQNARAALSMADRAYALEVGNITLEGTGQELLHDARVIKAYLGGK comes from the coding sequence ATGAGCTTGCTGCAAGTTGAAAATCTGGTAACCAAATATGGCGGGATCCCTGCTCTGAAAGGGATATCCTTCGAGGTCAAAGAAGGCGAAATTGTAGCCTTGATCGGCGCCAACGGGGCTGGCAAATCAACCACATTGATGACCATCTCTGGAGCACTGAAACCATCCAGTGGGAAAATCATCTTTGATGGAAAAGAGATCCAAGGCATGCCCTCGCATGAAATTGTCAATCTCGGCATTATGCAGTGCCCAGAAGGAAGGAGGTTGTTCACCAGTATGACGGTAGAAGAAAACCTCCTCTTGGGTTACTATAGCCGACGCAGCGAGGGCAAGCCCGCCGACGCAATGCGCCGGGTCTTCAATCTATTCCCCAGATTGGAGGAGCGCCTGCACCAATCTGCTGGCACCCTGAGCGGAGGGGAACGACAGATGTTAGCCATTGGTCGAGCGCTCATGGCCAAGCCCAGACTTCTCATGTTGGACGAGCCCTCCCTGGGATTGGCGCCAAAATTGGTGGAGACTGTCTTGGACACCATCAAGCAAATCCGCGATGAGGGGGTCACCATTCTTCTGGTAGAGCAGAATGCCCGCGCCGCTTTGTCCATGGCCGACCGCGCCTATGCGCTAGAAGTCGGAAACATCACCCTGGAAGGAACGGGGCAGGAGCTCCTCCACGATGCAAGAGTTATCAAAGCATATCTCGGCGGCAAGTAG
- a CDS encoding branched-chain amino acid ABC transporter substrate-binding protein: protein MKGKLLKVVLVVLVLSVFVSACAPSPTPTPQIVEKEKIVEKEKIVVVTATPPPAAKPIKIGLPVILTGADTYVFGEMVRDAAILAVEEINAAGGVLGRPLELVVMDDAGDPAQAVAVAHKLCEDPEIVAVIGHTFSGTTIPTLPIYNECRLAQLELGSNPRITVMGYDHVFRITCANDLITGYAGADYVVEKLGIKSVAVIHNKTMWGEAVATVFAKRCEELGVKVTSFQGVDKDAVDFTPTLTKVNAEKPEAVYFAGYSESALVCNQMADLGMKQHYIAAEATSSEYVDAVKERGIGTLAPTAAPPLDFRPETRKFTAAFKERWGRDPEEWSPVYYDIVYALAAAIKHAGTTDREAIIKALHEIEVPSIVHPGGLAWDATGEPKYPVAFVWELQPDLQMKVVYVWQGTPPYQTMSYQEYKTLVESLLGK, encoded by the coding sequence ATGAAAGGCAAATTGCTCAAGGTTGTGCTTGTCGTGCTTGTGCTCAGCGTGTTCGTGTCCGCCTGCGCCCCGTCTCCTACGCCCACGCCACAGATCGTGGAAAAGGAGAAGATCGTCGAGAAAGAAAAGATCGTTGTGGTTACAGCCACACCGCCTCCGGCTGCCAAACCCATCAAAATTGGCTTGCCGGTAATCCTGACCGGGGCGGACACCTATGTGTTCGGGGAGATGGTGCGGGATGCTGCTATCCTGGCAGTAGAGGAGATCAACGCCGCCGGTGGGGTTCTGGGCCGCCCACTGGAACTGGTGGTCATGGATGACGCCGGCGATCCTGCGCAAGCCGTGGCAGTGGCGCACAAGTTGTGTGAAGACCCTGAAATCGTCGCTGTTATTGGCCACACCTTCAGTGGTACCACAATCCCCACCTTGCCCATCTACAATGAGTGCCGCCTGGCGCAGCTCGAGCTCGGGAGTAACCCCCGTATCACCGTCATGGGCTACGATCATGTCTTCCGCATCACCTGCGCCAATGATCTCATCACTGGGTATGCCGGAGCGGATTACGTGGTCGAGAAGCTCGGTATCAAGTCCGTCGCCGTCATCCACAACAAGACGATGTGGGGCGAAGCCGTGGCCACGGTGTTTGCCAAGCGGTGCGAGGAGCTGGGCGTGAAGGTAACCAGTTTCCAAGGCGTGGACAAGGATGCTGTGGACTTTACCCCCACTCTGACCAAGGTCAATGCCGAGAAACCTGAGGCGGTATACTTCGCTGGTTACTCCGAGAGTGCCCTGGTGTGCAACCAGATGGCGGACTTGGGCATGAAGCAGCATTACATCGCTGCCGAAGCCACCAGCTCGGAATACGTCGACGCAGTGAAGGAAAGGGGTATTGGCACACTGGCTCCTACGGCTGCTCCGCCTCTCGACTTCAGGCCCGAGACGCGCAAATTCACCGCCGCCTTCAAGGAGAGATGGGGTAGAGATCCCGAGGAATGGTCTCCTGTCTACTATGATATCGTCTATGCTCTAGCGGCTGCGATCAAGCATGCTGGCACAACCGACAGGGAGGCCATCATCAAAGCCCTGCATGAAATCGAAGTCCCCAGCATTGTCCATCCGGGTGGTTTGGCATGGGATGCAACTGGCGAACCCAAGTACCCCGTTGCCTTCGTCTGGGAACTCCAGCCTGACTTGCAAATGAAAGTTGTATATGTCTGGCAGGGTACACCACCTTACCAAACCATGTCCTATCAGGAATACAAAACCCTGGTAGAGTCGTTGCTGGGGAAATAA
- the dapA gene encoding 4-hydroxy-tetrahydrodipicolinate synthase, which translates to MAKHNKWFGVYVVVCTPFTEDDELDEEALRRHIQFLLDAGVHGVIPTGSTSEFAALSESERKRIVDITIDEVKGRVPVVVGTAAVSTRDTIMYSQYAEKAGADGVMIVPPYYCHPTEREVYYHYEAVAESIHLPIMLYNNPFTSGIDMQPALIAHLAELDNVAYLKESSGDMRRVSEIMRLCGDKMTVFCGADNLALEMFAIGVPGWVAAPANAIPRQCVQLYELAAVKKDLDKAKQLYFKLLPYFTALESGQFVQYVKASLEILGHPIGTPRRPLLRPPEEEIEHLKEILAALPG; encoded by the coding sequence TTGGCTAAGCACAACAAATGGTTCGGGGTCTATGTAGTGGTTTGCACGCCGTTTACCGAGGATGACGAACTCGATGAAGAGGCATTGAGAAGGCATATCCAGTTTCTGCTTGATGCCGGAGTTCACGGGGTCATCCCTACAGGCAGCACGAGCGAATTCGCCGCCCTATCTGAAAGCGAACGCAAAAGGATTGTAGATATCACCATAGACGAGGTAAAAGGCAGAGTGCCAGTAGTGGTTGGCACAGCAGCAGTGTCGACGCGGGACACCATCATGTACTCCCAATACGCAGAAAAAGCTGGTGCGGATGGTGTAATGATCGTACCTCCGTACTATTGCCATCCTACCGAACGTGAGGTATACTATCATTATGAGGCGGTCGCAGAGAGCATTCACCTGCCGATCATGCTGTACAATAATCCCTTTACCTCCGGGATAGACATGCAACCTGCCCTGATCGCACACCTGGCAGAATTGGACAATGTCGCCTATCTCAAAGAAAGCTCCGGCGACATGCGGCGTGTGAGCGAGATTATGCGACTTTGCGGGGATAAAATGACCGTTTTCTGCGGAGCCGACAACCTTGCCTTGGAAATGTTCGCTATCGGTGTTCCAGGATGGGTAGCAGCTCCTGCCAACGCCATCCCGAGGCAATGCGTGCAACTGTATGAACTTGCAGCCGTGAAAAAAGACCTTGATAAAGCGAAGCAACTGTACTTCAAACTGCTGCCTTATTTCACTGCGTTGGAATCGGGTCAATTTGTGCAATATGTGAAAGCATCGTTGGAAATCCTGGGCCATCCCATTGGCACACCCAGGCGGCCATTGCTGCGCCCACCTGAGGAGGAAATCGAGCATCTCAAGGAAATATTGGCTGCATTACCTGGATAG
- a CDS encoding branched-chain amino acid ABC transporter permease produces the protein MAVLLLALPKIITSNYWLRIIDIAGLYVMMALGYNLMFGYTGLFNLGFAAFFAIGAYCYAMMASPLHNVHLPFLVILPVAVGLTSLVSYLLGIPSISLVGDYLGLVTLSFAEIFRILVNNLKFTNASYGIINIDAIRLPFFTFKSVSDYYYLILPLCALMYWIIKRLEDSRIGRAWMAIRNDEEAARTSGLDTKRLKLLACAIGVAPVGMAGVIFAGMQTFVSPESFTSRETWLIIAMAIVGGLGNADGAVLGALLLTILPEPLRGTPLESARALIYGLLLILFSLFRPQGLLPRRYWKGEVETEKSD, from the coding sequence ATGGCTGTCCTGCTCTTGGCGCTACCCAAGATCATTACCAGCAACTATTGGTTGCGCATTATTGACATCGCAGGCCTTTATGTGATGATGGCATTGGGATACAACCTTATGTTTGGCTATACAGGCCTCTTCAATCTGGGTTTTGCAGCGTTTTTTGCTATAGGAGCGTACTGCTATGCGATGATGGCCTCTCCACTGCACAACGTGCACCTGCCCTTTCTGGTCATTCTCCCTGTGGCAGTTGGCTTGACTTCCCTAGTATCTTATCTACTAGGTATTCCCTCGATATCACTCGTCGGCGATTATCTAGGGTTGGTGACCTTATCTTTTGCCGAGATCTTCAGAATTCTCGTAAATAACCTCAAGTTCACCAACGCTTCCTATGGCATCATCAACATTGATGCCATTAGGCTGCCCTTTTTCACATTTAAAAGCGTCAGCGATTACTACTACCTTATTTTGCCTCTCTGTGCCCTGATGTATTGGATCATCAAACGTCTAGAAGATTCGCGTATTGGAAGGGCATGGATGGCTATCCGCAACGATGAAGAAGCCGCTCGAACTTCGGGCTTAGATACGAAGCGCTTGAAGTTGCTCGCCTGCGCTATAGGAGTGGCTCCGGTAGGCATGGCAGGTGTTATCTTTGCCGGTATGCAAACTTTCGTCAGCCCGGAAAGTTTTACCTCCCGGGAGACGTGGTTGATCATTGCTATGGCCATTGTGGGCGGGCTAGGTAATGCCGATGGCGCGGTTTTGGGCGCGCTATTGTTGACAATCTTGCCAGAACCACTGCGCGGCACGCCTCTAGAAAGTGCCAGAGCGCTCATTTATGGATTACTCTTGATCCTCTTTTCGCTTTTCCGCCCTCAAGGGCTATTGCCCAGGCGTTATTGGAAAGGCGAGGTCGAAACGGAGAAATCTGATTAA
- a CDS encoding ABC transporter ATP-binding protein, translating to MSTGNSPSETRNPLDNFLVVKDLTKDFGALRAVNQVSFEIHQGQIFSLIGPNGAGKTTTFNLITGVLPVTSGEVTFCGRKLVGLPAHKVTELGIARTYQLIRVFKNMSVLENVQVGTHCRTTNGVWDAIVRAPKARREEKWSRERALELLRFVGIAEHRDKLAGALTFGHQRRLEIARALASEPKLLLLDEPTAGMNPSEKEEMISLIYTIRDQGVTVLLVEHDMNVVMGISDWIAVLDHGVKIAEGTPAEIQRDERVIEAYLGRWAHELAAS from the coding sequence ATGAGCACGGGTAATAGCCCGAGCGAAACCAGAAATCCCTTAGATAACTTCCTGGTAGTGAAGGATTTGACGAAGGATTTCGGTGCACTGAGAGCGGTGAACCAGGTAAGTTTCGAGATCCACCAGGGACAAATCTTCTCCCTCATCGGCCCTAACGGTGCCGGAAAGACCACCACGTTCAATCTCATCACGGGCGTCTTGCCTGTTACCTCCGGTGAGGTAACTTTTTGTGGAAGAAAACTCGTTGGTTTGCCAGCGCACAAGGTAACTGAGTTGGGAATTGCCCGCACCTACCAGTTAATCCGTGTCTTCAAGAACATGAGTGTGTTGGAAAACGTGCAAGTCGGTACCCATTGTCGGACGACAAACGGTGTCTGGGATGCTATTGTGCGCGCGCCGAAGGCAAGGCGAGAAGAAAAATGGAGCCGCGAAAGAGCTTTGGAACTGCTGCGTTTTGTCGGCATAGCGGAACATCGAGATAAGTTGGCAGGCGCCCTCACCTTTGGCCATCAGAGACGTCTGGAGATCGCGCGTGCACTGGCCTCTGAACCAAAGCTATTGCTGCTCGATGAACCAACTGCAGGCATGAACCCCTCCGAGAAGGAGGAGATGATCTCGCTCATCTACACCATTCGAGACCAGGGAGTTACCGTCCTGCTCGTAGAGCACGATATGAACGTCGTGATGGGCATTTCCGACTGGATAGCTGTTCTGGACCATGGGGTCAAGATCGCAGAAGGCACTCCTGCGGAGATACAACGCGATGAGCGAGTCATAGAAGCATACTTAGGAAGGTGGGCGCATGAGCTTGCTGCAAGTTGA
- a CDS encoding FAD-binding oxidoreductase: MLPDVVVIGGGIVGCSCAYYLAREGVRVCLVEKGNLASGTSRAGQSHIVLWEEPDINLQLEKASRLLYEALAEELPFDIEYRRTGSLALVENAGDWEPFERTVHSLQARGLDCQLLTSTDLCRLEPNLAPDLAGGAYFPEDAQVNPILTTLALAQAAKNMGAEIRPFTEVTGIELSAERKVTAVDTTTGRIPTAIVVNAAGVWSAAIGTMVGLEIPVIPRRGHIIVTEPVPDNLINCKIILAAGYMQTLGATSGVAMSANIQQTHSGNLLLGSSRDFGGFDRTVRPEVIRAQLARNLRFLPALANIHVIRTYAGLRPYSPDLVPIISEGDGVKGFYIATGHEGAGITMAPITGKLISEMITSKAPTVPLEPLSLRRFSHRQEEDRLG; the protein is encoded by the coding sequence ATGCTTCCTGATGTGGTGGTCATAGGCGGCGGAATTGTAGGATGTTCTTGCGCCTACTACCTAGCCCGTGAGGGAGTTAGGGTGTGCTTGGTGGAGAAAGGCAACCTAGCCTCGGGGACCTCCCGGGCTGGTCAAAGCCACATTGTCCTCTGGGAAGAGCCTGACATCAATCTGCAATTGGAGAAAGCAAGCCGCCTCCTGTATGAAGCGCTGGCCGAAGAGCTGCCCTTCGACATCGAGTACCGCAGAACCGGCAGCCTGGCACTCGTGGAAAACGCGGGGGATTGGGAGCCGTTCGAGCGCACCGTGCACTCTCTGCAGGCACGAGGCTTGGACTGCCAATTGCTGACGAGCACAGACCTGTGTCGCCTGGAGCCGAATTTGGCACCCGATTTAGCAGGTGGAGCCTATTTTCCAGAGGATGCGCAGGTGAACCCCATCCTGACCACACTGGCTTTGGCGCAAGCAGCTAAGAACATGGGTGCCGAGATCCGTCCCTTCACTGAGGTCACCGGTATTGAGCTTTCAGCAGAGCGAAAAGTAACAGCTGTTGATACTACGACAGGGCGCATTCCCACCGCAATAGTGGTGAATGCTGCGGGAGTCTGGAGTGCTGCCATTGGGACAATGGTAGGGCTGGAGATACCCGTAATCCCTCGTCGAGGGCATATTATCGTAACTGAACCCGTGCCGGATAACCTCATCAACTGCAAAATCATTTTAGCAGCGGGCTACATGCAAACGCTGGGCGCGACCAGTGGGGTCGCCATGTCGGCCAATATCCAGCAGACGCACAGCGGCAATCTCTTGCTGGGAAGCAGCCGAGATTTTGGTGGTTTTGACCGCACAGTGAGACCCGAGGTCATCCGCGCCCAACTGGCGCGCAATCTGCGCTTCTTGCCAGCTCTCGCCAACATCCATGTCATCCGCACCTATGCTGGCTTGCGGCCATACAGCCCAGACCTAGTACCGATCATCAGCGAAGGCGATGGCGTGAAGGGTTTCTACATCGCCACGGGGCATGAAGGCGCGGGGATTACCATGGCCCCTATCACAGGGAAGCTGATCAGCGAGATGATTACCAGCAAGGCACCCACTGTGCCGTTGGAACCATTATCATTGCGCCGTTTTTCTCACCGGCAAGAGGAGGACAGACTTGGCTAA
- a CDS encoding branched-chain amino acid ABC transporter permease, translating to MTTFVQQTLNGLTIGMIYALIALGYSMVYGVLKMVNFAHGDLCVLGAMFSLFLLRATGITKGRLNIIDPPLMGTRLLLVLGMVFLGGMLCSMITSLIIERLIYRPLRRASILTVLVSALGVSIALSNTMMLVFGREMKSFPSLLQKKYFTILGATYSNLQVFIAILTILLLIGLFYLVNRTTLGRCIRAVAADRDMAGLLGIDVNRVIVAVFALGASLGAVAGISHAMYYGQTYYLTGYQLMILGWASAVIGGIGDMRGCVIAGLLIGLLEAVGGGYLPLLTGGLLGADYRRIFVFLVLIITLVIKPSGILGKPEVIVKA from the coding sequence ATGACAACTTTTGTACAGCAAACCTTGAATGGTCTAACTATTGGCATGATTTATGCCTTGATCGCTTTGGGCTACTCCATGGTCTATGGTGTCTTGAAAATGGTGAACTTTGCCCATGGCGACCTATGCGTCTTGGGCGCGATGTTCTCCCTGTTCTTGCTGCGCGCAACGGGCATTACCAAGGGCCGCCTCAACATTATTGACCCCCCATTGATGGGGACAAGGCTGTTGTTGGTGCTAGGGATGGTTTTCTTGGGCGGAATGCTGTGTTCCATGATCACATCCCTCATCATAGAAAGGCTAATCTACCGTCCATTGAGACGCGCTTCCATCTTGACCGTTCTAGTCAGCGCCTTGGGCGTCTCCATCGCTTTGTCCAATACCATGATGCTTGTCTTTGGACGCGAAATGAAAAGCTTTCCCTCGCTGTTGCAGAAAAAATACTTCACAATTCTAGGAGCCACGTATTCTAACCTCCAGGTGTTCATTGCCATCCTGACCATCCTCTTGTTGATTGGCCTGTTCTATTTAGTCAACAGGACCACCCTGGGGAGATGTATCAGGGCTGTCGCCGCGGATAGGGACATGGCCGGGTTGCTTGGCATTGACGTGAACCGCGTTATTGTGGCGGTATTCGCACTTGGCGCTTCTCTAGGTGCAGTTGCCGGCATATCGCATGCGATGTATTATGGGCAGACGTACTATCTCACCGGCTACCAGCTCATGATCCTGGGATGGGCATCAGCAGTCATCGGGGGCATTGGCGATATGCGCGGTTGCGTCATCGCAGGGCTACTTATAGGCTTGTTGGAAGCCGTCGGAGGTGGCTATCTCCCATTACTGACGGGCGGATTGTTGGGAGCGGACTACCGACGCATCTTTGTTTTCCTCGTGCTTATCATCACCCTGGTGATCAAGCCTTCTGGAATTCTCGGTAAGCCAGAAGTAATCGTGAAAGCCTGA
- a CDS encoding FAD-dependent oxidoreductase, with the protein MKETELAIVGAGPAGLSAAIEAARAGVQVVLIDENEKPGGQLFKQIHKFFGSKEHYAGIRGIDIGAKLLREVEACGVQVLLNSVVWGIFSDHTLGIIHEQKNLTLKAQKILLATGAAENALAFPGWTLPGVMGAGAIQTLVNIHRVLPGRRVLMVGSGNVGLIVSYQLLQAGAEVVAVLEAMPKVGGYGVHASKLRRHGVPILTSTTIKEARGKEKVEEAVSIGLDESWHEIPGTEKVYQVDVICLALGLTPLSELAWMAGCQFDYIPQLGGHIPVHNENMETTVPGIYVAGDMSGIEEASTAMEEGKLAGIAVAEALGYLSPEEAACKKEQILRRLDELRSGPFGGARKQGKEHLNQRCSQ; encoded by the coding sequence ATGAAGGAGACTGAACTTGCCATCGTGGGTGCCGGACCAGCGGGGCTTTCGGCGGCTATCGAAGCAGCCCGTGCCGGGGTACAGGTAGTACTGATCGACGAAAACGAGAAACCCGGAGGACAGCTCTTCAAACAAATCCATAAATTCTTCGGCTCGAAGGAGCATTATGCCGGTATCCGTGGCATAGATATCGGCGCGAAGTTGCTCCGCGAAGTGGAAGCATGCGGCGTTCAAGTTCTGCTCAATTCGGTCGTCTGGGGTATCTTTTCTGACCACACCCTGGGCATTATCCATGAGCAGAAAAATCTCACGCTCAAGGCGCAAAAAATCCTCCTAGCTACAGGAGCAGCAGAGAACGCGCTGGCTTTCCCGGGTTGGACCCTCCCCGGAGTCATGGGTGCAGGAGCCATACAGACTCTGGTGAACATCCATCGCGTGCTCCCCGGACGGAGGGTACTGATGGTAGGCTCTGGAAACGTGGGCTTGATTGTTAGCTATCAATTGCTGCAAGCAGGGGCGGAAGTAGTTGCTGTGCTGGAGGCAATGCCCAAAGTGGGCGGCTACGGCGTGCATGCCAGCAAACTCAGACGCCACGGCGTGCCCATCCTCACCTCCACGACGATCAAAGAGGCGCGGGGCAAGGAGAAGGTAGAGGAAGCGGTCTCTATCGGGCTGGATGAAAGCTGGCATGAAATTCCTGGGACAGAAAAGGTATATCAAGTAGACGTTATCTGCCTCGCTTTAGGGCTTACGCCGCTTTCCGAATTAGCATGGATGGCAGGGTGTCAATTCGACTATATTCCTCAGCTTGGGGGACACATACCAGTGCACAATGAGAACATGGAGACCACTGTGCCTGGCATCTATGTCGCAGGGGATATGTCTGGGATAGAAGAGGCAAGCACAGCTATGGAAGAAGGAAAGCTGGCTGGGATCGCTGTAGCAGAAGCTTTGGGTTATCTATCCCCTGAAGAAGCAGCATGCAAGAAGGAACAAATTTTGAGACGGCTGGATGAGCTGCGCAGTGGGCCCTTTGGCGGAGCCAGAAAACAAGGCAAAGAACACTTGAATCAGAGGTGTAGCCAATGA
- a CDS encoding 4Fe-4S dicluster domain-containing protein, which yields MTLAKDGALSLEELATLPGMPSKERLEQGPVVVIECAQEIPCNPCEAACPNEAIQVGEPITNLPVLVEDKCTGCGLCIAACPGQAIFVIDMTYSEAEATVQLPYEFLPLPEKGEIVDGLNREGQRVCTARVLKVLNPKKFDRTPVITIAVPKECAMAVRNIAIRR from the coding sequence ATGACACTAGCGAAAGACGGTGCGCTCTCTTTGGAGGAACTAGCCACATTGCCTGGTATGCCTTCTAAAGAGAGGCTGGAACAAGGCCCCGTGGTAGTCATTGAGTGTGCACAGGAGATTCCGTGCAATCCGTGCGAAGCAGCCTGCCCTAATGAAGCAATCCAGGTAGGCGAACCCATCACTAATTTGCCCGTGTTAGTGGAGGATAAATGCACCGGATGTGGCCTCTGCATCGCCGCCTGTCCCGGACAGGCCATCTTTGTGATAGACATGACGTATTCAGAGGCAGAGGCCACGGTGCAACTGCCCTATGAATTTCTACCCCTTCCCGAAAAGGGTGAAATCGTTGATGGCTTAAATCGAGAGGGGCAAAGAGTATGCACCGCTCGCGTGCTGAAAGTGCTGAACCCGAAGAAATTTGATCGTACTCCAGTGATCACGATCGCTGTACCTAAAGAATGCGCTATGGCAGTGCGCAACATTGCCATCAGGAGGTAG
- a CDS encoding (2Fe-2S)-binding protein: MSLEPEDEVIICRCEEVSLKEILEAIAEGARTVNEVKMRTRAGMGLCQGKTCRRLVSQILAQQTGQPMGEIMPATFRPPVRPVPIGVLATGDDEG, from the coding sequence ATGTCGCTAGAACCAGAGGATGAGGTGATTATCTGCCGATGCGAAGAGGTCTCTCTGAAAGAGATTCTCGAAGCCATTGCAGAGGGAGCACGTACAGTGAACGAAGTAAAAATGCGCACTCGGGCAGGAATGGGCCTTTGCCAAGGCAAGACCTGCCGTAGGCTGGTGAGCCAGATTCTTGCTCAACAAACAGGACAGCCCATGGGAGAAATCATGCCAGCCACGTTCCGCCCACCGGTGAGGCCGGTGCCTATCGGCGTGCTCGCCACGGGCGATGATGAAGGGTAA